The sequence GTAGCCTTCTTGGAAGATTGTTTGGTCGTGCCGACAATGCCGGATTTTTTCCCTCATcagccatttaatgctttcgcattaaaaagcaCACATTTCAATTACTTCCTCTTCCCCTCATCTTCATTTACTTTGGAGCAGCTGCTGCAACACATTACAGCGCATGATAACATTCATTCGGCTCGCACTTGTGGCAGTATGCACATGCTTGTCCTCGCTATGGAGTGCACCAACATGGCACACTGCCCGCCTGCATCCGTTTGTACGTACACCCTTATTATTGAACATAATGACTCTTTTGAAGGCATATCTGATGGATAAGCAGCTATTTGTTGTGCCTTCACATGAAGTAATATCACACAAACATTGTCAGTGTAATGCACCACAATCTCAACATTACAAATAACCCTGCAACTTCCTAGATTAAGCTGTAACATCCTGTGAAGTGACTTGACAGTTCAACCTGATGCAGCAGGAAACCTTGCATCGCGCTGCACATGTAGGTAGATTCCTAGTTCAGACTCTAGTTCTGCATTGCTGATGGCCTACTCTATGGCATCATGGTGCATTCTTTTCTTATGTCTGCTCAAGTGCTCAGCCCGCACAAAGGACTTGGAGCAGGTGGTGCAGCGGTGTGGTCGGTCACCGGTATGGACACTCAGGTGTTGCTTTATGCTGGACTTGTGCAAGAAGGTCTGAGGGCACAGGGGGCACTGAAATGGTCGCTCACCCGTGTGGAGGCTCATGTGTTCCTTCAGAAAGGCCTTTCGCGAGAATCTCCGAGGGCACGACGGGCATTGAAACGGCCGCTCACCCGTGTGGATCCGCAGGTGCCTGTTAAGGTCGCCGCTATGTACGAACTTCTGAGGGCACGAGGGGcagtgaaatggcttctcgcctgtgtgggtgcgcaggtgtacATTCAGGTTGCTTTTATGGGAGAATCTCTGAGGGCACAAGTGGCATTCAAATGGACGCTCGCCAGTATGGACCCTGATGTGTGTTTCCAGGTGAAGCGGGTTACGGGACTGATATTCACAGAACTGACAGCGGTGGAAGTGTCCTTGCTGCGAGTTTTCACCTTCAGCCGTTGACAGAGAAATAGAAGGACTTGATGCTGCACAAATAAAACAACAGTGGAATTCATTATGAAGTGACAAAGAAATGTAAGAAAATAGATACTGAAACTAATgagcttttattattttttttttctttcaagagcTCTTGAGGGTGACTAAAGGTATGAGTGAACAAAGCATGGCTGGTTTACTTTTATTATTTGGTCAATAATTTCATATTTGAATGCTTAATAGCCTTGTTTGTGACATGCACCGATGttttcatcaaaaaaaaaaattacagtgaGAGAATGTGGAGCATTTGCAGACTCTTGCAGTTTTCAACAACCCATGAACAGTGTCAGAGCATATATTTCGACCCTGCTCACTCTCCCATCCTCAACAAGCACTCAAGGTACAAACTTGCTGGCCCCCTGTGACATTTGTAAAACCTGTTATGATTCACTGGCGCTAAACCCATGACAAATTTATTTAATATGCAATTTGTGGGCTTCTGATAATTTCGGTAGATCACATGCAGAACCTATGTGACAGCCACATCCTAACATGGTACAACACCTTATTAAATAGTCCTGCATATCATGTGAGGCAACTTTACTGTCCAGCTTTTAACAACATATGGTCACACTTGTGCTGTCTATCAGGAGTACAGAGAGGGAGAGTTCTTTACTTCGCTGTGGTACTGTGATTCAATGTTCTCATGCGTCAATTCACACGAGGGACCTGCACAGCTGTGGCTTAAAGCTCTTCTGCGAAAAGTTCTGAGGGGAGTAGTGGCTTCTCACCCGTGTGCTTTCATTTGTGTATATCGAGAGCAGACAGTCTGAAAGTTGCATACTCACAAAGGTTGAAAAGACTATCCTGCAACTCCTCATGCTTGACTGTTGGTGGGAAGTCATGCTGCCTACCTGTGAAAAGAGCACAAAAGTAATTAGACCAGCAAATTGTGCATCGTCTTGTTTGCAACACAAATtacgagaaagaaagaacaaaaccttAACATCAGGCTCAGTCTTCACTTGTGACAAGTAAGCAAGGTGTAGTGTCGCTTAGGAAGCTATGCTACAAGCATGCATGGTAGGAAGAGATCACTGAGGTTATATTATGCTTCTCTTTGGTGAACTTTATTAAACATAGATGCCAAGATGAAGTAAAATATAGCCTTCTCTCTGCACAGTCAACATTTGGTACACCACAGCTAGTACCATTCATCCACTTTCTTCAAACGAGTCTTTAGCTGCATTCCTTGGTCATCAGACTTGTCCTGCCGAGTTCACTTCAAGCATGACAACTCTTCCTTTTTTTCGGTTATGCTTACAATATTGCTTTCTGAACATATTTCTTAATTTCTCCCTATAGGTACAATGAACATGCCAGTCTTCAAATTTGTTCCTTCATCTGTTCAGTCTCACTCCTGCAAAAGACCCTTGATTGCAGACGTATGCATCAATCATAGTACAGAGCAGTGAGAAACCAAACCCTTCATTTTTTTATATGCTGCCCATTTAAGGAACATGTAGAGAACCACTGGTCCCACTGGATTACTAAACCATATGTGCAAACAGAACCAAGAGGTATCTGTGAAGTTGGGTATTTTTTGGTGTGTGGGAAAATGTTACAATATATGCACTACCACACTCGTTTTCATAATTCAAGAACAGGATTACATGCATTTACTAAGGACGCTGTTTTTGCATGTGTACAAGCTTTTAGAACATATGTGTTCCAGGAATGTTTATTACTGAAATGACTAATGTTATATAAGAAAGCACTCTAACAAGCAGCTACACATTTTAGTTGTAAACCTTGACTTGACTTGTTACAAACTCGTTTCCTGCAACCCCATTATCACAGTACACATCTATGCTTCTTATCTAGAGCACACAGCAGTGGTTAATGGCTACTATGTACATAAAATTCAGCTAAATCATTGTTTTTAATCATTTGCATGGTTCGAGCTGCTTATTTTGTTGCAATTTGCCTTGGTAAGCACATAAAATAAGCCAATAAGCTTAACAAATACATAAGTTGTGCGCAATGACAAAATATACTGTGCTAACTCTGTAAAGAGGCAGAACCAGATACTGCATCTCATTGTGGCTCAATTTACAAGCAGTGCACTCCATCCATTGTAAAGAAAGTAGTTAAGTAACAATGCGCCACAGTCACGCTATTAACCTCTTAAATGTTTTGAATGAGCTCAGCTCGTCAACCGCAATAACATTGTTTTCAAAGCAATTTACATGAACTTGGCACATCcacttggtttttttttcttttactataTAGACGGCTGCAGTGCCAGCATTTAAAATTGGCACTTATTTTGCTCTTTCTTGTTTTACTGCGTAGATGTCAGCACTTTCTCAGCACCTTTAAGGGCATTGACTTGGCCTTTGTGTTCTACAACATAGATGCTAGCCATTTCGTCAGCGCTTGATGGGCACGTTAATTGTGGTCTTTGTTTTCTGCTATGCGGATGGGAGTGCTCAAAGACCGCATTTTTGGAATTGTATGCTTTTTGCACCTTTTGGCAGATTTGGAACAATGGCGTCTGCCCACGAAAGCCGCTGCTCAACTCTGAGTCAAAATGAAAGCAATGCACTAAAGTTCTGTTCTCTTCATCGCTTCCTCTACTTAGAGTGAGGTATTCACCTAGGACTCTGCGAAATGTCTAAATGGGTCTCTGACCTTATGGCACTCACATGTTCTATTTCATCCAAGCACATTCATTCCTGCCAGGTACAAATGCAGAAAGTGAAGCAGAGCTAATTCTTCGAATTTATAATTAAACACACACAGTACATCTATTTGGCTGTTCAGAAAGTCTGCTATTGATGACTCACACAAGTGCAATATGGGGAAAACATTTctttaactgaaaaaaaaaaaaagaaccctacTGGCACATTCTTAAACAGCATATACAATAGCATTTTGTGGAGTTCGATCACTGCATGCTTCAGTCGAAATTCAGTTTCGTATAATTACTACAGGAGAAATTTGCCTCACCACTGCATGCAGAACAGCCAGTAACACAGCTAGGCCAATGCAAGAATCAAATAAGATTATGAACCTCAACAATCAGCAATAAATTTTACAAGCTGATAGATATCAGTCATAACAAGCACTTCGACAGCAACAATAAATTAATGCCCAAGTGCTATCACTGAACTTTTCTTCAAGCATTCAATACAAATAATGCTAATGATACTGAAAGATTACATACAACTTATTAGTGTGAGCATTAATATGTCAACCAGTATGATCAATGAACATTCAGTAAACACAGTCATTTATTTGGCATACCAAAATGGACAATGTTAACTGAAACACTCAACTGCTGCAAAGAAGTGCTCACATACAAAAATACAATGAAACAGCAGTATTGGAACAATAACAAAATTATCTCCAAATAGAAATATGTGTTATTAAAACCTAGAGGCACTAAAAATATGAGACAAATAGAAAAAGACTAGATATTATTTTGTACCAAACAATACCGAAGCCACCAGTCACACTGCAGCAAAAGGATGCTCAAAAGGTACAGCCGCTAACAAAAAGTAGCACGACACATCCTAAAAATTGCGCACAGTGTGTGTATGAATTAACATTCTCCATCTACCAGTGACATACATGTAGGCAGAGAAAGAGAACAGGTGTGTTTCCAAACACTCAAACAGCCAGCATCAAGGCACAATACTACATGAACATTCTATTTCATTAGAGACAAAGCCACACTGCGAATTATGGCAGCTGAATACAAGATCTCTTCGGCCTCCTGCTGCAATGGCATCATGCAACACCCCAGCAAGAGATATGAATACCAGCCATCACTTTTCACAGCTTTCCAACACCGACAATTATTCAGGACACAACAACATTCATGTTCTTACTGGCCCCGTCACTTTTCAGAAAGGCTGTACTTACCATACCCTGTGAAACTGTTCAAAGTATGACTCATTAAAGGTTCGTGTACTACCAAAATTTTACTACGGCTGTCACGACAGAAGGATGAGTAGAGAGAGCATGACATATCTAAATTAACTTAGGTAATCTCGTACTAAAGAACAAAATATCCACAGGAATACCCACAGAAAACGACATGGAAGGTACACAAGCTCTAAAATATGTTAACCTGCACCAAAAATCAGTGCAGAGAATGAACACCTAGCAGAAGCCTTGAGGATGTCAAACCAACACAAGTTTAAAGCTAAAGATTCGGACATAAGCACTGGCGTGTCATCTGACGAAGTGTGGAATAAGTATTGTTATAAACAAAGGTGCTACATGGTGTTGATTTCCAAAGACCTGACCTTCTAATCATGGTTTGATGTCAGTCCAGCTTCATTAGTCTGCATTTATGACATGGTGCAATCTTAGCAAGATTTCACACCTTGTCTATAAACACTCAAGACAAATACAGAGGACTTCTGTTAATTTGGCATTGGTTAATTCTATCCTTACTGAAGGTCCAAGGCTTATACATTTTATAGGTTACAACTTTTGCCATTTTGATCCTGAACTTGACTCTTGCTAGACAAGTCAAAATTGGCTGACAAGTAACTGGAGAACATTCTGTTGTCCAATTCCAATTGCCAGAATTGAACAGCAAGTGGTGGTGTCTGTGGACAACTCCTCACTCTTAGTAGTTGCTGGACAGTTGGAAGAATGCCTTGATGCTGCAGAAGGAAGACAAGGCCAAGTTACTAGAGTGTAACCTCCCATTCTAAAACAAAACTGCAATGATTAAATGCCAATGAAATGAGCGGACATAGTGTTTTGTTACTACAACAAAATTACCATTTTTCAGGggtctaagaaaaaaaattgtcacgTTTTCCAAAAGTTTACAGTTGGGTTTATGCGAAGGAAATGAAAGCGTGGTGCTTCCAACAAATCCATTTTTATGGGCTGTCAGCAAGTTGCTGTGCCGGGAGAAATGCAAACAAGACGGAAGTTCAAAAGAAGATGGAAGCTTGAAATCATGAGGAGTAGCTGATCAAGGATCGTCACTCTAAACCAATGTTTCAACAAGAAAACTTGTTTTCAGGACCTTGACAAAGACAAGTTCCCTTGTTGAAACATCGGTTCACAGTGACATTTCTTGTCCGACTACGCTTTATCAAGTGCCAGTACATGTCACATAAGCAATTCTAACCCTCACAATGGTCATTAATGAGAAAGCACATGACTGATGCCACATGGGACTAGTAAATTGGGTTGTTGACTGCCCCAAGTGAAGGTGCTGGCCTTGACATGCTTCAGTGTCCTAGAATGTGCAGTTTCAAGTCAGTTTTGAGTATTTGACACTTTCACCACAAGGAAACATATTTTGAGCTGCTAGCAGATATCTGCTTCTTTGTAACTGATACTGTCTTAGATCATGCCTTTCCGGCTTCATACCAGTAAATACTCATTGAAATAAAGCACGGCCAACCAAACTTAGTTACTGTGCTAGACGTGACAATTTATTATATTCATGTTAGTTATATCGAGGCTCAAGTTTATACCTTTTCCGTTACCTCACAAAACGCAACCCAACAAACTGTGTAACAAAAGCATGACATATATCAAATTCTGGTTAGAATGACTGAACTCTGACTTGATCCTGAGATGGTTAAAATAACAATAAAACTGTATCAAATAGTTCCTGGTGAGAAGCAAACATCCGTACACTAACATAAAACACTACACAGAAGACCGCAAAGCCTCATTAACAAAAAGACTCGTTAAAAACCTGCCACATTGAGTACTGTTAAAGCATGGCTCTACTGCGCCAACAGAGGCAGTAAACAGAAATTCGCTAcacaagaacagaaaaaaatacacaatgcaagaaagtcgcagtttcgcccgtaaggcgaggcataaaaaaaaaatgatctggGGTTTTGCCTGCCAAAACTACGATGTCATtaggaggcacaccgtagtggatggctccggttTTTAACCGCCTGTTGGGCTTCTTTAAAGGGCACCCAGTGCATGGTACTCGGGCGTTTCTTGCGTTTCGCTCTCGCCAAAGACGAAGCACTGATAGCGATCGCAAAATATTAGGCTTCGCTAacaaattaaattaacaagcagtgtgtcacgcgcgcacaggcaagcatctcactcgacgaccacGAAACCAAAACACTCGCTGTCACCACAGAATGCTGACACAACGTTAGTAGGGTGGCTAgaacaacgctggcgtgatgaggagcGTGACCTGCTGCTTGGGCTAGTTGACACTGAAACCATCTTGACGTTCGCGATTTCCCACCTATCGATCTGCTGATCAAATGTAGATGAAGACACGGTGGATGAAGGCGCGCGGAAACCCTGCATCCATATAGCTGCATCGAGCCAGTACAAGCCGAAATCCCAGCCGCTCAACACAATCAGCTGAACGAGGTAGTTTCTGAAACCCGGTACCCGGTGATGGGGATAATTACAGGTTGATCCTGCAAATCTTCTGCGCGGCGAATGGAAGCCGGAACGTTGAGGGCACTTTTTCTTTGTCTGAGCGTTCTCTTATGACTGTTTCGAGAAGCGTATCATCGTCGCGGCAAGTGGTGATATGGCGATCAGCCTGAGGCGCGTCACTGTCGCCGTACTCGCAGTTTACATCGCGCTGACCTGTTACACTGCCTACGTGCTTATCTCCAAAAACTACGGCTCCAAGACGAAGGACAGCGGACGGAAAGGCTCGTCCGGCTTGTCAGGTGGGCCTCTGTTCACTCTGAGCTCTGCACGAGCATAAAGAGTGCCTGCGCGAGTCTCGCTGCACGAGGCCGTGCTTCACGCGGAAAACACGTGTAGCCAGTCGCGTAGCGAAAGGCGGTGTGCGCGCTCGAACGGTGGCAAATAAGCTCGCGTGGCACCATTTTCTAGTGAGTTCTGGCATGCCTGCAGTTAAGATCATTGGTTGCTAGAGCAGATCAGAGTTGCGAAGAAAACGACGTCGTATGTTTTGTTTTCAGCGTAACTACGAGAGCCGCCACCTTCGGAGAAGGCTCGGCGACCGCGGGATGTGACGCCGCTCGAACCTTGCGGTCCGGCCGCGCATTCTCATGTTCCTATGACGACGCACAAAGCGATTTTACTTCCACTGAAAACAGCGGCTACAAATTTAAAATAGCCAGAACGGGCATCGGCGGAACGTTCAGTGGCCAAGAAGACCGCATGTGACATGAGTCATTTCTTAATAGTGGGTCATATGGTGTCAGCATGTTGTAATAACGCAGTCGAATGTTATGCTTATAGACCGAGTCTGTCTCCCTTCATCACCCCAATGACTGCAGTCTATaagtagataaataaataaataaataaataaataggcaagCAACAATGTGGTCTACTTGCTGGGCCACTGCGACTGGTGTCCATGTCCCGGTGTTACACGCGCGTGCCAAGTCCTTAGCTTAGCGACGGCAGCTTATCAGAGGCGCCTCGTTGAGCTGGCTTATTCATGGCTTATGTTTGGTCTCTGGTGATGATGATCGACTGAGTGAAATTGCAAAATGTAACGGTACCATTTGCTACCACGCTCTAGCACACATGATTTCGAGTTCATATTCAACTTTACTATTGTTAGATGTGTTTTAATTCCAACTCCTTGATGTCTATAATAAATCCATGATTACATGGTTGTGAGACAGTATATTACCTCATTGTATAGCAACAGTTGCCGGAAAAAGATGACTTACATGTGGTACTATAAAACAATCTTTTATTCTGTATCACATAGGGTTCTATTGTGCCTGTGTGCCACCAATATTCCAAACATCTCTTATTTTCTGACATTTTCCAAACCTTTGCCAGTTGGCTTCCCTGCAGCCACCAACTCTCACGCATAAATTGCAGGCACAGTTGAGTCACCCCAGGCTTCACGGAATAGTTCACACTCGTTCGAGGCCAGGTATTTCTCATGCAACACTGGCCCAACACTTGCTACACGAAGCTTGCACTGTGTGAAGTGCATGGCAATGTGCTGGTGCACTGCAGCTGCCACTCAAGGCACTAGTGGCAGTTCAGAGCTcattgcattgaatgggaagtgGCTCAAGGAGAAGTGCCTTGCTCTTTCAGCTTTTCATCATGAATGTGTAAGTGGGTTTGTGGAACAGCTCCTAAGTCTGCGAACAACATCAGCACTGCTTTGCCATGATGAGCGTAAACCAACGAGCCCACCTCAGAACccttgtgttaaaaaaaaaaaagatttatgtAGCACTGGAGCTTTGCAG comes from Dermacentor andersoni chromosome 9, qqDerAnde1_hic_scaffold, whole genome shotgun sequence and encodes:
- the LOC129384458 gene encoding uncharacterized protein, with translation MQGFRAPSSTVSSSTFDQQIDRWEIANVKMVSVSTSPSSRSRSSSRQRCSSHPTNVVSAFCASRHSSNCPATTKSRQHDFPPTVKHEELQDSLFNLSSSPSISLSTAEGENSQQGHFHRCQFCEYQSRNPLHLETHIRVHTGERPFECHLCPQRFSHKSNLNVHLRTHTGEKPFHCPSCPQKFVHSGDLNRHLRIHTGERPFQCPSCPRRFSRKAFLKEHMSLHTGERPFQCPLCPQTFLHKSSIKQHLSVHTGDRPHRCTTCSKSFVRAEHLSRHKKRMHHDAIE